A single genomic interval of Phycisphaeraceae bacterium harbors:
- a CDS encoding AAA family ATPase translates to MVVRTDDEQWFRDEVFDAIPSQVIVRRWSAVRGLEESRLEGPPIAGTEDPAGALAWIAMRASPTRAVNLFFDLSPHLEDSRTVRALREAVQQARRTFGTVVLVERESRLPPFIDGEAHHWAPPVPTKDELEEAIRSALREARKTRVITHEVTRRTLDAMVRALGGLTRRQAERVVLACVAEDDRLDASDLDRLVALKRNALGELGGVLEFVQAPIALDEIGGLGKLKQWLASRQGGLDAEAADFGLSPPRGVLMLGVQGAGKSLAAKAVASAWGLPLMRLDAGALYDKFIGESERRLRDSLHQAERMAPAVLWIDEIEKGFASAAGTSTDGGVSRRMFGTLLTWMQERRSAVFLAATANDISVLPPELLRKGRFDEIFFIDLPLEETRRAILEIHLRRRRRDPAGLDVAAMSRASEGYSGAEIEAAIEAALLRAYRDGRRDLTSSDVVDALRASPPLSVVMAEPLASLRAWAKSRCVPAE, encoded by the coding sequence GTGGTGGTCCGGACCGATGATGAGCAGTGGTTCCGCGACGAAGTCTTTGACGCCATCCCGAGTCAGGTGATCGTGCGGCGCTGGAGCGCTGTGCGCGGACTTGAAGAGTCGCGGCTCGAAGGGCCGCCGATCGCCGGCACCGAGGATCCCGCCGGAGCCCTTGCGTGGATCGCGATGCGAGCATCGCCCACCCGCGCGGTCAACCTCTTCTTCGATCTCTCCCCGCATCTCGAAGACTCACGCACCGTGCGTGCCCTGCGCGAAGCGGTGCAGCAGGCCAGGCGCACCTTCGGCACCGTGGTGCTGGTTGAGCGAGAATCGCGCCTTCCGCCCTTCATCGACGGTGAAGCGCATCACTGGGCGCCGCCAGTGCCGACCAAGGATGAACTCGAGGAGGCCATCCGGAGCGCGCTCCGGGAAGCGAGAAAGACGCGCGTCATTACCCACGAGGTGACCCGCCGGACCTTGGATGCCATGGTCCGAGCGCTCGGTGGGCTCACGCGCCGGCAGGCGGAGCGCGTCGTGCTCGCCTGTGTCGCCGAAGATGATCGCCTCGACGCCAGTGACCTTGATCGATTGGTGGCCCTGAAGCGGAACGCTCTGGGCGAACTGGGTGGCGTGCTCGAGTTCGTGCAGGCACCCATCGCCCTCGATGAGATCGGCGGCCTCGGCAAGCTGAAGCAGTGGCTCGCCTCGCGGCAGGGCGGCCTCGACGCCGAGGCGGCGGACTTCGGCCTCTCGCCACCGCGCGGAGTGCTGATGCTGGGCGTGCAGGGGGCGGGCAAGAGTCTCGCTGCGAAGGCGGTGGCCAGCGCGTGGGGGCTGCCGCTGATGCGCCTCGACGCGGGTGCCCTTTACGACAAGTTCATTGGTGAGAGCGAGCGACGACTTCGCGACTCCCTGCATCAGGCGGAGCGCATGGCGCCCGCGGTGCTCTGGATCGACGAGATCGAGAAGGGCTTCGCCTCGGCCGCTGGAACTTCGACCGACGGCGGCGTCTCCCGGCGCATGTTCGGAACGCTGCTCACATGGATGCAGGAGCGGCGCAGCGCCGTCTTCCTCGCCGCGACCGCGAATGACATCAGCGTGCTGCCGCCGGAGCTGCTGCGCAAGGGGCGCTTCGACGAGATCTTCTTCATTGACCTTCCGCTCGAGGAGACACGCCGCGCCATTCTCGAGATTCACCTGCGCCGGCGCCGACGAGATCCGGCAGGCTTGGATGTGGCGGCCATGTCCAGGGCCTCCGAGGGCTACAGCGGCGCGGAGATCGAGGCGGCGATTGAAGCCGCGCTCCTTCGGGCGTATCGAGATGGTCGACGCGATCTCACTTCGAGCGATGTCGTCGACGCCCTTCGCGCGTCGCCTCCGCTGTCGGTGGTGATGGCCGAGCCGCTCGCATCACTGCGCGCCTGGGCCAAGTCGCGCTGCGTTCCCGCGGAGTAG